TAACATGTGCATAGAGTTCAAAAGAAGCCCAAAGGGCTTAGTTTGATATGTTGATTCAGATTATGCAAGAGACTTAGATCGAAGGAGGTCTCTCACAAGCTATCTATTCGCTTTTGGTGATTGTGCCATCAATTGAAAAGGTACACTTCAAGATACTATAGTCTTACCTACTACTAAAGCATAATACAATTACTGAAGCAATAAAAGAAGCGATTTGGTTGGAAGGCCTGTTTAGTGAACTAGTAAGTGAAAAGGGGCAACTATTgtatattgtgatagtcaaaATGTCATACATCTCACCAAAGATCAAATGcatcatgagagaacaaaacacagaGACATTCATTACCATTTTGTTCGAGAGGTGATCATTCAAGGCGATgttcaaattcttaaaattggCACAGAACACAATACGGCCAACGTGTTGACAAAGAGTCTTCCAGTTTCAAAGTTCAAGCATTGTTTGGACTTGGTGAGTATCCGAAAAAGATCAAATTAGGCCCATAATAGGGCTTGGCAGGGGAGTTAAGTCAAATAcaagtcaaggtggagatttgtgcAGTTATGCCTCACATTTTCGGACCAAATAGTGTGTAACGTAGTGACGAAAAAGTGTTCTTCATCCCGAAAAATAGTTAACATCACGAAGAGAAGAGAGCCCTCGTCCCGACGACGCAATGCCACGTCACGACATAACGACGTACAGCTCAAGTTTTTTGGCTTTCTTCTCCCAGTTAACCCTACTTCTAGTTTCCTACTTAAACTTTGATTAACCTGgaaatattttagtcatatatgctacgaatttcagcctataaataggccttagttACTATTTtctttatgaatttttaataatttttaatcaaattgatgatTTTAGCGGGTGAACCATATGATTCTGAAACCTTGAAAGTTAgcctaattgaaaatattttttaactatttctTTAGTAGGGATATCTAGAGTTCACCTAGTATTTTGCATTGTTTTattgccttttctttttccttccgATAGAGAAATCAAATCGTAAATAGCATCTTCATTTATTCtaatataatctaattttttatataatttatgttatattaataatggATTTAAACTTTgatgtttggtttggtgtacATAGTTTATGCGtgtaaaatgtaaatttactcGTATTGAATCTTTTATTCAAATTCTTCTACCAACCATTCACCTCAGGTGTATCATTTTCCAAGCtcatatataagaaattatttttagtaatgaAACATATATAGGACTTTTAATTAACATGGCTGGCTAACTTGAAACTATTGTAATTAGAAGTCAGAAATTTGCTTAAACTTTCAACAGCTGCAATTTGTTGAGAAAAGCTATAGCAATCCAATCCAACTCAATTGGAGACCATCGAGCATGATTGATCTCAGCCGCTGATCCATACCACATCTCTGGTTCCATCACTGCAACTCCATTTTCTGCTCGATAATTGGAGCCCACCACCTCCCATATTAGAGCCCTCGAATCATCTCCAGCCGAACAAAGCTGTTTTCCCATCAATGGCGCCCATGAAATAGCGTTAACACTCCCTTTATGCCTACATAATTCCATCAATGGTGTTGTCGGAAACCGGATGTCAACTATCACAATTTTATTGCTATCCATCCCTACTGTTGCCATGAACCTAGGGTCTGCCTTGTTCCATTCTACCCTCAGCAATGGAGTTTCGGGGATCGGGTTTTCGTAAATTATTGTCGATCGTTCTTTGTCTCGCAAGTCGAAAACTCTTACAGACCCGTCTCCAGACACGGATGCAAACACATTGAACCCGCCCCACGAAATGTCGAACACTTCCTTGTCGTGCGCAACTAATTGAGTGTCTACAGCCTCCCTCTCAATGTCCCAAATGGTACAAGTAGTGTCGACACTGGAGGTGGCCACACGGCGGGTGTCGAAATCAGCCCAATCGAAGGAAGTTATGGCAGAATTGAATTCGCTGCTCTTGTTGCCATTAAGCAAGGACTTAAGCTCGATATGATCGTCGTGGATTTCCCAAAGACGAAGGTAGTCGCCGGACGTGGCAATCATATCGGGATTGGAGGTATCCTCGGACGGAAAGAACATTAGGTTGGTGGGAGCGTAAGGGTGATCGAAAACTAACCGGTTGTCAGTCGTGAAATCGGATGTGTGGAGATTGAACTGAACCAGTTCCACCTTGTTGCTGTAGTCTTCGAGGAAACTGCCGATGGCAAGGCGCGATCTTTTGTCGTTGCGGACGGACCATGCCACGGAGTAAATTGGCCATTGACCTATGTATGTGTAGACCCCTGTTTTCCTCTCTGTGGGGCTTTGCATGCTTTACTTACtgtataatcaaaataaattattataaattattttttaaatctgtATGCGTcccaataataaataaataaaaagtctCCGTCGAATACTTAAACCAAtattacttataaataaaacaaggcataatgaattattttaccattcaattttgcaaaagaaaaaaattattttagttttctttaattttatgttttttatagaattttgcgttgtttatcaaatcattttaatatttatgaaaaaattaatatctattAACCTTAATCACGTAACATCCACATATACGCCAcctcaataattaattaaatttttagtttcaaaaatataaaattttgaaaatttaaaaatataaaaaatttgttaaaaagcataggtataaaaaattttaataataaaattataataataataatctataattttagaatcttttaaaatttataattcctTATGCTACAGGTGCACAGTCATAACtgtaaaattaacaaataataatttatttattcattttaaggtgttttgataaaaaatgttaatttaaaattaaaagaaataaaatataatttaatagctaaaataatatttttacaaaattagaaggttaaataaattagtatgccaataataaaataataaaaagttagtAGTATCTTCTTTTGTTTCTATACATATGCCTTAATGTTGATCATAcagaaaaattttgagttatataaattaatgatttcaaaataaatcCTTTTAGAAATCGTTTGAGTTAAGCACGCTTAGACTAACTAGAAaactatatataataattatttcagtAAGTGGAATTGCAGAAACTAAAAGCATGGCTAAAACTCAATCAGATTTACCAATGagaatatgttatatatataagatattttgtgataaaagtttttttttttcaaatcgaacagtaattttaccaatattttaacaaataataactaatttatttaaatagtaTTTGAAGGAATAGGAGCCAAGACCCCTCCTGGACCCTCTGAATCCATCCCTGTATATATCACATATTTTTTCCcaatatatacacacatatctTCCATAGTCTGTGGATTCTTTTGACTGTAATAGTAGGTTGGGTATTTTCTAGTAGTAAAAGAActtcaagaaaataatataatattacaaaagTGCTTTCTTAAAAAGTTTTAAGGTTTACAGAAATTATGTAGAACTGATGTTCTACTTGTTCTTCACAAATGTTTGCTTTCAGCATAAAGATATGCTAAAATAAGATGAGTAATAAAAAGatatagaaaaaagaaaagaaatctttGCTTATATTCTGTCCTTATTAAGAGAGAAATAGACTTACGTTGATGTAAAAGGGAGATGTTCTAGCTTGATATAATATCTTCCTCTCCTATGGTGTGAAGATATGTAATGAGCATTCACGCAACACACGTATATATGTCTGATGAtgaagataaatatatataatagaacaAGGAGAGAAAATGTGGGTTAAAAGTTAGAAACTTGGAGAGAGGGTGTTTAGCAGTGGGTTAATAGTTTAAAGGGAGAAAGGGCAGCAGCTGCCATGGCTATAGCTTAGAAGAAATGGGAGCGAAATTCAAATGAAAGAAAGGAAGGTAAAGCTAATAGTCAATCTTCCACGAGCCAACCCGTTGGAAAGTGGTGGGTTTTTGGTTTTCAGTCATGACTAAGGGTTGCACGTGATGCATTTATTATATCCGCCATTCCAAGGGCTCCAATTtccatttcatgtttattttatgtatatatggaTGAAGAGACTACTTAGCATTAATGGATTGGCTTAAATTCCTAATTATTCTCGCACTTGGGtggtttaattatgaaaatcaaACTAGGTAGGTAAATGAGATGATTTGACACTATGGTTTCCAACTATATGAGTTAGCTAGGTTCAACGAGTGGTTAGGTTAAGCAGGACATATTTTATTGATGGACTGGGCTATACCCTTCAGTTCCCACTTGTTGGGACTCCATCTCCTATTTAATTGGGAAAGGGACCTTCTTCCGTACGTTGATCTTGGTAATTTCTGGACGAGACGAATCTAGGGAGTTGGCAAGAGCCTCAATTTCCTAAAATGGAACTCATCTTTTCAttatagttttttaaaatttctaaaattttaaattagtaaaagtaaaattatattttggtctcttaaaaataataaaattttgatttaatattttaaaaattacatttttactatagtaaaaattacaatttaatttcgacccccCTAAAATAATTTCCTGACTTCGCCCCTGAAGGTCGACCTGACCCTTTTTATCTCAGCAAATATATAGTTAGTCAAACCATGCAGTTCGCATGTATGAGTTCACACTTGATGGGTTCGCGTCATCATGCAAGCGAACTCATATTCAGGGGTACGTGTTGGCATGCATGAAGGCCTACCTAATATGTTACATCTAGGGATTGTGccttataaatagataaattggTCTCCATAAAGAGAAGACTCACGAAAACACTCAACAATTAGTAAGAAGtgttattaaatcaatttgttaTAAGTTATTTTATGTGTAAGGATCAATAGAGATATTGtaatataaatagatatattagtatatattataGATTTCAATATCGAATAAAATGttgctatataaatagatttgttaaaacatgataaaaattataaaatcattaaaattctaaaaaaattttggcattataatttttacaattttaattaataattttttaaagaatttttacaAAGCATTTGGTTACAAAGTTCTATTTCCAATAGgaattttagtattttgttataaaattggGTTTTCAATAGGAATTCTAGTAATAGTTATAGATTTTGGTAGTTGTTATAAAGAGAAGGGattgtatgaaattgtgatttcaCGTCATCACTATCCCTTTTCAATAGGAGAAcaacaaatcagatttttcctcctgatttttagcattttcaattgaatttgaatttttttcaagaggaaaattttgatttgtcgTTCTCCTATTGGAAAGGGATAAGGATAcgtggaatcacagtttcatacaatcatttctcttgttataaaaatattattatataaataatagattttgtAACTAATGATGTGGCATGTTAACCCTGGGCGTTGATTGGTAGGCTCAAAAAACTCGAGGACTTTATAACTGTTACAAGCCTTAGGAAGTTCCTAGAACACGCTTTGGAAACAACCAATAGATCTCGAACACCTGGCACAACCAAACAACACAGTGCTAAGTGATGATTAACAACACTTCCTTAGGATGTGTTGTAATGGCCCGATTTCAATGATACTAAAAATGGTGGTTTTGAAGCCTCGTTTACCGATGATTAAGTCCATAAGTtttaatacttaataattacTAGTCTATTAAATTGTTATATGAAATATTGGTGGTACAAGAATAGTGGAAAAGGTCGTTCAATTGAAAGTCGGTAATGTCTAGGATCCATCTCACTTAAAGcataggtttttttttcaagaaaaattttatt
The sequence above is a segment of the Gossypium raimondii isolate GPD5lz chromosome 4, ASM2569854v1, whole genome shotgun sequence genome. Coding sequences within it:
- the LOC105766633 gene encoding WD repeat-containing protein LWD1, with the translated sequence MQSPTERKTGVYTYIGQWPIYSVAWSVRNDKRSRLAIGSFLEDYSNKVELVQFNLHTSDFTTDNRLVFDHPYAPTNLMFFPSEDTSNPDMIATSGDYLRLWEIHDDHIELKSLLNGNKSSEFNSAITSFDWADFDTRRVATSSVDTTCTIWDIEREAVDTQLVAHDKEVFDISWGGFNVFASVSGDGSVRVFDLRDKERSTIIYENPIPETPLLRVEWNKADPRFMATVGMDSNKIVIVDIRFPTTPLMELCRHKGSVNAISWAPLMGKQLCSAGDDSRALIWEVVGSNYRAENGVAVMEPEMWYGSAAEINHARWSPIELDWIAIAFLNKLQLLKV